The DNA region AAACATGGCTGAGTTGGTTATAGACCCAACATTAGCTCAAACCACGAAAGATGATTGCAACACTGTGAATTTTGAACTCCTTTTAATATCTTATGTTACAAAAGTTTTTTCTCAAATGACGATAGTTACAAAAAAAAATCTTAATTAGTAGAGTGCATGCAAAATATCTCATCAAATGATTAAGGTTAACTGTGCATTATGATTCGTTGGAATTGCCAGAAAAAAAGGCGAATAATTGAGCAACTAAGGTTTTTCATACTTAAAAACTACATGATTGAGGAATTAATAAGAAAAATTGACTACAGATCAGCCATTAAGAACAGAAGCATTTGAAAGCTACACATAAGAATGTCTGTATGGCAGATTTTCAAGAAACCAAATATGAGTGCAAAGTATAATAACATTTCTGAATCTTCATAGGATAAACGACATTGCTAACCTGCTGTTTCACTTTCTTGAAATCCAGCAAACGCAAATGCTTCAATTTATGGATGACATATAGCCTGTAGTCTGGCTGCTTAGTTACAGTATTATCCAGTAAACTGAGATATTGTAGCTTTGGAAGAGATGCCAGGGGATCAATCTCCGCAAGGTTTGTCAGACGGTTGTTTGTGAGCACAAGAGTATGCAGCTTTGGCAAAAACTCTACATGCAAAAATCcaagaaaataaataaataacagTCAGGTGTGGAGCAGACTACGTAAGTCACAAAACACAGAATAGAGTAGTTTTCTTACCACCGAGATTGGGATTGATACGCGTGATTCTGTTATTGTTAACTAGAAGAGTGCCAAGACGATTCAAGTATGGGAAGTTTTCAAGCTTGACAATCTCATTGTCCGACAAGTCAATCGTGTCAAATTGGTCCTGCAGAGAGAATAAAAACAAATCCTGTTAAGAAAAAGCTATAGAAAGAACAAACACAACTACTTCAAATGAGTTCAAAAAATTATTACTCCAATTCCAGTCAATACAGATAACCAAATATCAAATGATCACTAAGTAAATGAATGAAATAATCAAGATGTGGATAACCCAGAGCAACAGATATTGGACGGGCACTGTATTAACACACAAAAATTATATATGTTCTTTATACCCCCCCcctcaatttttttttaaaaaaaggatgACAAACAGTACGATAGACTATTAGACAACATATCACCCACAGAAGAAAGCATGTATCTAGAACATCAAAGATGTGATGCTCAAATCAATAAATAGTTAAGATTCCAATTTCCAAGTAACAACACCAATAGTATGTGTACAACAAGCATGTTCACTACTGAAATGTTGACCTCTAGTAAAAATGTACAAGGCCCTTCAATACGTCGACCTAATCACTGCCTCGCTAATAAGTTGTTTGCGCCTCTGGGATCAGCTTCTCCAAACAGTAAGCCGATATTGAAAATAAAACCCTCTTTGGTTTACCCACCAATCTATACCTACGTCTAAAGCATGTAAGGTTTCCACCTAAATTTTTGGTTGGTCCGCCTTGTGTCATTGACAGGTGGGCCTTAGTCCATCCCATATGCGAGTCGGACCAAACCCTCCATCCACAACTTGATCACGTAGATCCCTGCAAATTAATGTATGGGCAACTATACGTATCCGATACTTATACCAACTTTGtccgtagcaacgcacgggcatATTTGCCTAGTGCTCACAAATTTCTAAATGATACCTTTGCTAGGACAAACAGTTACCACCCAATATGCCAAGGATAACCTATCTGACAGACGATTTAGATAAGAAATTAATATGTTTATTTAGAGCCAGCTGTAATTCAATGGTCAAAGCAATACTGACAGAAAGTAAAATTCCCAGAATTTAAGTATACACGTCCAAAGATTGAAAGTGAATCCCACACTAACATTGCTAGTGAAATCAAAAGGAATGGAACTACACCCTACCAAGAACATGGATTACAGGGCAGCGTACATTGTATACCTAATCATCTAGCAGGTAGTGTGCCAATACAAATGAGCATACAGGATTTTAAAGGAAGCAGCCGGCGGAGCTCACCTCAGTGGCTCCGAGGTTCTCGATGACAGCGATCTTGTTGCCTGCAGCAAAGGAGGAAGAGCAAGGGCGTAAGCCTCCCAAGAGCAAAATCACAGAACCCTAGATCTAACAGGCGGTTGAGCGAGTGAGCAACCTCGGAGGTCGAGCTCGCGCTCCTTGATGGCGTTGAAGAAGTGCGGGCTCTTCCATATCAGGTCGGCGGTGAGCCTGACCATGGCGGGAGgtagacggcggcggcggccgcggctcggGAAAAAACGGGGAGAAGAGGAGAGGGAATCGGCGAGGTCGGAAAAACCCTAGTCGAGCAGCGCGAGATGGACTCGCCAGTCGGTCGTTGGGCTGTATTTTGGTTTGGACCCAAACTAGCGATCTCCCACGATgctactttttttttttttgccctgGCTCCCGAATCCTTTTCATTTCCGTTAATCATATCCCTGTCTGTTTCCATCAAGAGAAAAACTTTGCATTCCTTTTCCTATTCTATCCAGCATGAATGAAACATATAGTATCTCGATCATGTGAAACAACAGAATACATTCTTTTTAGACAAACATAATATATTCTAATTACAATACAAAATGCAATCTAACTTGTAAACGCCACAACAGCTATGAAAATATTACTTAAGTTACCTTCACCACCTAACTTTTTAATAGCTATAAATAGAGTAAAGAGTGTGACTATATTTATAGTAAAATCTTTGAAATAAAGATATGACACCCCTCTTTTATCCTATGCATTAAAAGATAGTAAGATTATGCATTCAACACATTTGTCGATGCCCAAATGTTAGGTAGGTAGATCTTTGTTGTGTATTGATACATGTTTGTGTAATTTGTAAGACATCACTAAGAGCACTTGTACGGTATATTTATTTGATGATAAAAGGGTATTGGGTACTTTAGTAGTATCACATTATCAATAGAAATTTCACATGCAAAATATTAGTATGAACTCATTCTATATAGAGCCATTGTTGGATATACCAGACAGACTTTGTATGTGACTTTGAATCCTAATTTTGTTTAAAAAAGGCAAGACTGGTACTTGTAGACTACTTTTGAGAAATATTTAAACATTACTGCAACATGTTTATTCTTTTACAAGTGAAAAATCCATTTTACTATCATGAACAGCGTATAAATTGATCCTATAAATTTTATTCATGCAAAATTGTATCTCTATGGTTGTTTTTATATTAGAGACTCCTAAAAATGAAATTTTAAACAACATAAGTAATGAAGTCCTATGCCACTGCATAAAAAATCATGCTTAGAATTTTAATTGTGCATGtgaataaaataaaattttcattAGTGTACATTGAACCAGCAAAAATAATTAGCTCGAGTGAATCAACCCAAACTTTTATTTAGAGGCTTAAAAGGATAAATTGGATTGTTCATAATAGTAAAATAATATTTTTCCTTTTATGATATACTCTTATAAATTATATAAAAGTATTGGAAGTGGAATCTTGTAACTGGCACATATACCTACTCCGGTTACTAGCGAAATATTTTCAAGGTAAAGGTATATGGAGAGAAACAAACATTTCGTATATTATTTCTAGAATAAAGGTATCCATGAAGGCTCTAATAAGCTAGCATACGAGAAAAATACAAAAAAAGAAGGAAAGTAAAATCGTCGTATTATTTTTTTTACCACTACATGTTTGTTGACTCTAAGTCAAACACAGATGGCCTTCCTGATGTTTGAAACTGCGTTTCATACAACTTTGAGGGTGTCCCCGCAAAACACCACTACAAACCCACCCCTACCTTCATCCCCTCTCGCAAGTAAAGCCGAGCAGATCTCCTCGCCGCCtcgcctcgtcctcctccggCGCTTCCCGCGATTCCGACCATGGTGAGCGCCCCGTCGGTCTCATCCTTCGCCTCGCTCTCCATCCTCATATCTTCTCTCTACGCTCCGGCCATTTTCCTGCTCTCTGGGCCTGCGGGCATGCCGCGCCCCCTTGCCTAGGGTTTCGATCTCGTTGATTACCTGCGATCTCGCAGTCTGACTCTGCTGTTGATGGATGGGTGCAGGAGGGCGACAGTACCAACCTCGATGCGGCGATAGAGTCACTCCTGAATGTCGAGAAGCAGATGAGACTGGCCGGCGATGTCGCTGGCACGCGGAAGGCCGTCATCGACATCGTCGAGCTTTGCTACAAGGCGGGTGCGTGGAAGACACTCAATGACCAGATCGTTCTCCTCTCGAAGAGGAGAGGCCAGCTCAAGCAGGTTGGGCTTTGCGAGAATTCGCCTCCCTTCTCTCACGTCTTCTATTGTATCATGGAGTATGTCTATTAGACCTTTTAGATGTGGCTTAGCAATTAGTTTACTTCTGCAAAGTCGATTCGTGCTTAAACTTCAAGTTTTCTCCGAAACACATGCGATTGAAGTGACTAAAGAAGTATATGTTACTACTGTAAATTTGTTGCCATGCTCCTGGCACTGTAGCTATTACTTCTAGTATTGATCCGATGTTGAACTAATTATCTGTTAAAAGAAGCTGGAATCAAGAAAGATTTCTGAATCAAACTCGCCTGTTTAAACTGTCTATGGTTAAAGGGAGTATGGTTTATTCATCTAATAACATTTGCTGGTTGCTGCATCTGTAAGGATTACAAACAATAGGAACACATTATATCATACTTCATAACACTGTTACTCCTTGCAGCAACCATTTTACAACATAATATTGTCTTTTGATGTGGTTCTACCTATCAATACTGGGTTTTCCTGTGTACACAACACATCAAGCATGCACATGCCTGGCTCGTCATAGTATTATTTTGCAGTACATTTCTTAGGGTTGCACTCTGTAGCCTGAAAGCCCTCGTCCATTTCCATGGTGATGTTTAGATATATGCTGATGTGATTCTATTGAACTGTTTTCATTTGAGTGTTTGTtaggttaattattttcctAAGACCAATGAAGAATTACACTTATAGGAGTATCTGTATTGGCCCTATTCATTGTTGAACAATCACAATGCTATTTTTATCTGCAAGCAGTTTTCTTTAATCTTTCTTTGTGTCCAGTGGACTCTTTTAGTTGCTTGGACATATAATTGGCAGATTTCGAGTCTTATGTGCAATCACCTCTGGATAATGTTTTGCCCATGATCAGAATGCTTTATTAGATCATTACAAGTATGTAGTTCTTTACTTCCTTTGGTTGACTCAAAAAGAATAAAAGTCTTCTTATGGCGTATACTGTACCAAAGCAGTACAACTTGCTTCACTCTACTATCTTGTTTTTTCTGATTCATGTGCCATCACTGTTTATTTGTTTACTTAAAAATAGATAAATGTATGTGAAGCAAGCCAATCTATGTATTCCAATTGCTAGTATTTATTTTTGTTTACTATACACTTAGCTCACCTTCTTTGTTATTTATCGCAGGCTATTACCGCCATGGTTCAGAAAGCAATGGAGTACATTGATTTGACGCCAGACATGGACACACGCATTGAGCTAATCAAAACATTGAGCAGCGTCTCTGCTGGCAAAGTGAGAACTTTTCCATCTTGATAATCTCTTTCAGATTCATTGTCTTCGTGTGTGTAATCTCACAGTTGTGCATGTATTGTAGATATATGTCGAGATAGAGCGAGCAAGATTGATCAAAAGACTTGCGAAAATCAAAGAGGAGCAGGGAAAGATTGATGAGGCTGCTGATTTGATGCAAGAAGTTGCTGTAAGTTTGCACTGCACTAAAATTGAGGATATGTACTATTGTCTTTTGTGGCAATGTTTTGTTACTCTTTAGATTGTTTCTCAGTTCTCACCATCTATGACTAACAAGCTGTTTATCAGGTCGAAACATTTGGCTCTATGGCAAAGACAGAAAAAATTGCTTTCATTCTCGAGCAGGTACTATGCCAATCAACTATGATAGTACTTTGGATTGTTACCAAATTCTGGCTCATGCGAAACTTACTGCTATTGTTGTCACAGGTCCGGCTATGTCTGGATCGTCAAGATTTTGTCCGAGCACAAATTTTATCCAGGAAAATCAGTACTAG from Panicum hallii strain FIL2 chromosome 9, PHallii_v3.1, whole genome shotgun sequence includes:
- the LOC112875322 gene encoding U2 small nuclear ribonucleoprotein A' — encoded protein: MVRLTADLIWKSPHFFNAIKERELDLRGNKIAVIENLGATEDQFDTIDLSDNEIVKLENFPYLNRLGTLLVNNNRITRINPNLGEFLPKLHTLVLTNNRLTNLAEIDPLASLPKLQYLSLLDNTVTKQPDYRLYVIHKLKHLRLLDFKKVKQQERVAAAQKFHSKEAEEEAKKVPVKTFTPGQPDAQDTTNEVQAPKVVAPTPEQITAIKAAIANTHTLEEAARLEKALSTGQVPAEFAMPKPDANMAEASEQAEKMDTDGQNQESEADGQKQDDESTPIQED